In one Oryza glaberrima chromosome 2, OglaRS2, whole genome shotgun sequence genomic region, the following are encoded:
- the LOC127761865 gene encoding uncharacterized protein At2g27730, mitochondrial-like — protein sequence MATRTAVARVVAPHQPAWAAAVLARRMEGGRRVARYFSDGTGRVLSEEERAAESVYIQKMEREKLEKERRKADKDKADAAKRAAAAKGDKKGGEARPT from the exons atggcTACAAGAACGGCCGTGGCGAGGGTGGTGGCGCCTCATCAACCCGCGTGGGCGGCGGCAGTTTTGGCGAGgaggatggagggaggccggcgcgTGGCGCGCTACTTCAGCGACGGCACCGGCAGGGTGCTCAGCGAGGAGGAGCGCGCCGCCGAGAGCGTCTACATACAG AAGATGGAGAGGGagaagctggagaaggagaggaggaaggcggaCAAGGACAAGGCCGATGCAGCGAAGAGGGCGGCCGCCGCCAAAGGGGATAAG AAAGGCGGGGAAGCTCGCCCAACCTGA
- the LOC127764735 gene encoding N-carbamoylputrescine amidase, which translates to MAGGGGAGRKVSIAAVQFACTDVESENVDTAERLIREAHKKGANIVLVQELFEGQYFCQAQRLDFFQRAKPYKGNPTIIRFQKLAKELEVVIPVSFFEEANNAHYNSVAIIDADGTDLGLYRKSHIPDGPGYQEKFYFNPGDTGFKAFKTKYATIGVGICWDQWFPECARAMVLQGAEILFYPTAIGSEPQDNYLDSREHWKRVMQGHAGANLVPLVASNRIGRETVETEHGESTITFFGNSFIAGPTGEIVKLANDKDEDVLVAEFDLDEIKSTRHGWGIFRDRRPDLYKVLLTLDGEKS; encoded by the exons atggcGGGGGGCGGGGGCGCGGGGAGGAAGGTGTCGATCGCCGCCGTGCAGTTCGCCTGCACCGACGTCGAGTCCGAGAACGTCGACACCGCGGAGAG GTTGATAAGAGAAGCTCATAAGAAAGGAGCAAACATTGTCCTTGTTCAG GAACTGTTTGAGGGGCAGTACTTCTGTCAAGCTCAAAGGTTGGACTTCTTTCAACGTGCTAAGCCTTATAAAGGGAACCCAACTATAATCAG GTTTCAAAAACTTGCAAAGGAGCTGGAAGTTGTAATACCTGTCAGCTTTTTTGAGGAGGCGAACAATGCACATTACAATTCAGTAGCCATTATTGATGCTGATGGCACTGATCTTGGCCTGTACCGCAAATCACATATTCCAGATGGACCAG GTTATCAAGAGAAATTTTATTTCAATCCTGGTGACACCGGCTTCAAG GCTTTCAAAACGAAGTATGCTACAATTGGTGTTG GAATTTGTTGGGATCAGTGGTTCCCAGAGTGTGCAAGGGCCATGGTGCTTCAGGGGGCTGAAATTTTGTTCTATCCAACTGCAATTGGTTCTGAGCCCCAGGATAATTACCTAGATTCCCGAGAACACTGGAAGCGCGTCATGCAAGGACATGCTGGTGCTAACCTG GTTCCCCTTGTTGCTTCTAACCGGATAGGAAGGGAAACCGTTGAGACTGAGCATGGTGAAAGCACTATAACATTCTTCGGGAATTCATTCATAGCAG GGCCAACCGGTGAAATTGTGAAGCTTGCAAATGACAAAGATGAAGACGTTCTTGTAGCAGAGTTCGACTTGGACGAGATCAAGTCTACCAGGCATGGTTGGGGGATATTTAGGGACCGGCGTCCTGATCTATATAAAGTGCTTCTAACATTGGATGGCGAGAAATCATGA
- the LOC127764736 gene encoding protein FAF-like, chloroplastic, translating into MAVTTTCRGGHHAAVMPRPPPPPPPLFGQAGQDQRRRYLGLCTEGLGSESSESSGGDVDLGTGGGDDTGNDGVGRALPCKRQHRPIDDEEEEEEKTVVPAALAPPLPAWTRAAFPPPISVIGAGGKPWLYLRAHRGDGRLVLREVRIPSRELLHGRREDGRFKLHFAHPDEQLQQQQLLLLADDQDPAEKNE; encoded by the coding sequence ATGGCCGTTACCACGACGTGCCGAGGaggccaccacgccgccgtcatgccgcgcccgccgcctccgccgccgccgctgttcggGCAAGCCGGACAGGACCAGCGGCGGCGCTACCTCGGCCTCTGCACCGAGGGGCTCGGGTCCGAGAGCTCGGAGAGCTCCGGCGGCGACGTTGATCttggcaccggcggcggcgacgacaccgGCAACGACGGCGTCGGCCGCGCGCTGCCGTGCAAGCGGCAGCACCGTCCcatcgacgacgaggaggaggaggaggagaagacggTCGTGCCAGcagcgctggcgccgccgctcccggcgtGGACGAGGGCGGCGTTCCCGCCGCCGATATCGGTGATCGGCGCCGGCGGGAAGCCGTGGCTGTACCTCCGGGCGCACCGCGGGGACGGCCGGCTGGTGCTCCGGGAGGTCAGGATACCGTCGCGGGAGCTGCTCCATGGGCGCCGCGAGGACGGCCGCTTCAAGCTCCACTTCGCCCACCCGGACGAACAGCTACAGCAACAACAGCTACTGCTACTAGCAGATGACCAAGATCCAGCAGAGAAGAACGAATAG